In one Tachysurus fulvidraco isolate hzauxx_2018 chromosome 16, HZAU_PFXX_2.0, whole genome shotgun sequence genomic region, the following are encoded:
- the nhsl1b gene encoding NHS-like protein 1 isoform X8, which translates to MVFIGTSLKSIIKYFKRKAVSNLDEESKWTVHYTAPWHQQENVFLPSSRPACVEELHRQAKVNLKTALRDCDKLRKDGFRSSQYYSQGPKFSGSARSRNSQLEDEDEEDVDDQSISSSAEEDKISSTMKAHTALKSEGAEVDGQESCFTPLPTPEEKMRQEAQAILTDIVPINVTGETFDRQAIVRRSLINTDTLARRPKKVKRRKTISGLPDNIQQELAKGRGGELRPQSMFIPGQFSTLERSASVSSTLRHSVTKDSGCQTEEVKIVPPSMRRIRAQRGQGIAAQMAGMSTSANNISTVPKDYSPGSPVHVMAPRFNDDLQRFHSLPRGARVTLNAELLNRSTSCRPEDSAVPASRQIGKLQADETAVHMRNSPRTGTSARPKSQEVRGSHGDWGTACVVPPHAAYSRSFIPNAALSCSAEVFALHSTSSPVQQLNARLLGLSSSVNGESSTSVATSAETGDTDMQEAGQSDSSLNSHSTIAAGTASDEQWIYDTPENVLPRRPLTSSCSTPINHLYNSLERSSKGTDSSSLYSMDNDGYYTSMHLDSGLRPKGHSIAGRAARHSMYECIGQPGDRSSIYSDQSLSRSISLRKSKKPPLPPARTDSLKRLPKNNNGVNASNGSILNESLIATLQQSLQNGLKGKGSLTSPSQSPSSDYEDPWMLRPRSQSSLSAGSSGVSAAGVANVYSICHVTPSHSDTSSLRSDYAESWGYYMEYPRLHSDQAQSPAHTNSLSNVGQPGSMTDRQHIHNDTQKSLPPAQENMSAKPQANTSSPDRVHRLTSPSSGYSSQSNTPTAGTPVPSFIRSMSPSGSKPKPRVPERKSSLLSSVSISSSSTSLSSNTSDTVRNNIPPLPPPLSNSSDSPLIPEPFPPPLPLCNPVCASSQTFPPPPAPPLPSSPQHAVSVSPLSINSSPEFPPPPPPEMLNDHSMLHNGPFNPGFHPPLPPPPPLSPPPVNVHIPPPPPPSLPTLTPIIPASASLKGIKDRLKSGNSDRKSISVRSEEIAKSTMPLITPFALQSVQLRSVKQPENREDNNESQEVKTEQISTKPGTKEKFEEIEPQTVLPLHSFSNPEINGTLKENVITKDKKIPLYKTKSGQEMPYETNKYPSDDVISHTQAKAEVDGMQMERTPQNNTSKKKPPVFSKKPKFPVVSAAVPELRVENKQTLDNVEDSSFQVVSNTQKEMAICAPNTEVQESLSVEEVEENDYKSSAESSSCESSICPTAGQVEEPPQTPTIQESCAVDGAVGTSEGEEEENGDYDDDEEEDELSSTAGSVCSKDDGEVFESNASNSPQTPSINGKDMVTPTRPRTTEDLFAAIHRSKRKVLGRKESDDDRLRGNSSPPVTPTGPSPSLNSNVPRQTGSIQRNLRKSATSSDTFKALLLKKGSRSEGSFRMSAAEMLRTTDPRFQRTKSLDSSLDPTSPTAGLDSPCSSPGRCKRVPEDWPRNEAILPRYSLSSPLSPSSMLGPKYSRSRTPPSAASSKYNSRSRILSSPMTVICEREGELTESGESLDESFSVSPLVSSSQIPQDSNGTLCERES; encoded by the exons CTGTGTCAAATCTGGATGAGGAGAGCAAGTGGACAGTTCATTACACAGCACCATGGCACCAGCAAGAAAATGTGTTCCTGCCCTCATCCAGACCTGCCTGTGTGGAAGAGCTGCACCGGCAAGCTAAAGTCAACCTCAAAACAGCGCTCAGAG ATTGTGATAAGCTGAGGAAGGATGGCTTCCGGAGTTCCCAATACTACTCCCAGGGCCCCAAGTTCTCAGGCTCCGCCCGCTCCCGCAACAGCCAActggaggatgaggatgaggaagatgTTGATGATCAG TCGATTTCCTCCTCTGCAGAAGAGGACAAAATCTCCAGCACAATGAAGGCACACACTGCACTAAAGTCTGAGGGGGCTGAGGTGGATGGGCAGGAGTCATGCTTCACACCCTTACCCACACCAGAGGAAAAGATGAGACAAGAAGCTCAGGCCATTCTGACTGACATTGTCCCCATCAATGTTACAG GGGAGACGTTTGACCGTCAGGCCATTGTCCGTCGCTCGctgataaacacagacactctgGCCCGTCGGCCCAAGAAAGTCAAACGGAGAAAGACTATATCAGGTTTGCCTGACAACATTCAGCAGGAACTAG CTAAAGGACGAGGAGGGGAGCTCCGACCACAGTCCATGTTTATTCCTGGACAGTTTTCAACACTAGAACGTTCTGCCAGTGTGAGTTCTACACTAAGGCACTCCGTGACTAAGGATTCCGGCTGCCAGACAGAGGAGGTAAAAATTGTTCCACCATCTATGAGGAGGATCCGAGCTCAGAGAGGACAAGGAATTGCTGCTCAGATGGCTGGAATGTCAACATCTGCCAACAATATATCCACAGTTCCAAAAGACTATTCGCCTGGATCTCCTGTGCATGTCATGGCTCCTCGATTTAATGATGATCTGCAGCGCTTTCACAGCTTGCCTCGGGGTGCGCGGGTTACTTTGAATGCAGAGCTCCTGAACAGAAGTACTTCATGTAGGCCAGAAGATAGTGCTGTACCAGCATCTCGGCAGATTGGAAAGCTCCAAGCTGATGAGACTGCAGTTCACATGAGAAATAGCCCTAGGACTGGCACTTCAGCCCGCCCAAAATCCCAGGAGGTGAGGGGATCACATGGGGACTGGGGGACTGCCTGTGTGGTTCCTCCTCATGCAGCCTACTCAAGGTCATTTATCCCCAATGCAGCATTGTCATGTTCAGCTGAGGTGTTTGCTCTTCATTCTACTTCTAGCCCAGTGCAGCAACTGAATGCAAGGCTTCTAGGGCTATCCTCAAGTGTCAATGGAGAAAGCTCCACCAGTGTGGCCACCAGTGCTGAGACAGGAGATACAGACATGCAGGAAGCTGGTCAGTCAGACAGCAGCCTAAATAGTCACAGTACAATTGCTGCAGGAACAGCATCAGATGAACAGTGGATTTATGATACCCCTGAGAATGTATTGCCCAGAAGGCCACTCACCTCCAGCTGCTCCACTCCTATTAATCATCTCTACAACAGCCTGGAACGCTCCTCTAAAGGTACAGACTCTAGTTCACTGTACTCCATGGACAATGATGGTTACTACACCTCCATGCATTTGGATTCAGGTCTGAGGCCAAAAGGACATAGCATTGCAGGCAGAGCAGCACGACATAGTATGTATGAGTGCATAGGCCAGCCAGGAGACCGTAGCAGCATTTATAGTGATCAATCACTGTCCCGATCTATTTCCCTCCGTAAGTCTAAGAAGCCACCCCTTCCTCCGGCACGTACAGACTCACTGAAGCGTTTGCCTAAGAATAACAATGGTGTTAATGCTAGCAATGGGTCAATTCTTAATGAGTCACTGATTGCTACACTTCAGCAGTCATTGCAGAATGGGTTGAAAGGGAAGGGGTCTTTGACCTCACCATCTCAAAGCCCTAGCAGTGACTATGAAGACCCCTGGATGCTGCGGCCTAGGAGCCAAAGTAGCTTAAGTGCAGGCAGTAGTGGTGTGTCAGCGGCAGGAGTAGCTAATGTTTATTCCATCTGTCAtgtcacaccatcacacagtgACACCAGCAGCCTGCGTTCTGACTATGCAGAGTCTTGGGGCTATTACATGGAATACCCTCGTCTGCATAGTGATCAGGCACAGTCACCAGCACATACTAACTCATTGTCTAATGTAGGACAGCCAGGTAGCATGACAGATAGGCAACATATCCACAATGATACTCAGAAAAGTCTTCCTCCTGCTCAGGAGAATATGTCAGCAAAGCCTCAGGCAAACACATCTTCACCAGACAGGGTGCATCGTTTAACCTCCCCTTCAAGTGGATATTCAAGTCAGTCCAACACCCCAACAGCTGGCACTCCTGTTCCCTCTTTCATAAGGTCCATGTCACCCTCTGGCTCAAAGCCCAAGCCACGAGTGCCTGAAAGGAAGTCATCTTTGCTCTCCTCTGTGTCCATATCCTCTTCTTCAACATCTTTATCCTCTAACACTTCAGATACTGTTAGGAACAACATCCCCCCTCTACCTCCACCTCTTTCTAATTCATCAGATTCACCACTTATCCCTGAACCTTTCCCTCCACCTCTTCCCCTCTGCAATCCTGTGTGCGCTTCAAGTCAGACCTTTCCACCTCCACCTGCTCCTCCTTTACCCAGCAGCCCACAGCACGCTGTATCCGTGAGCCCACTCTCCATAAATTCCTCTCCAGAAtttccccctcctcctcctccagagATGTTGAATGACCACAGCATGCTACATAATGGACCATTTAACCCCGGCTTTCATCCACCACTGCCTCCACCACCACCCCTGTCTCCTCCCCCTGTAAATGTACATATTCCACCACCACCGCCACCATCCTTGCCCACCTTGACTCCAATCATACCTGCCTCGGCAAGCCTAAAGGGAATTAAAGACAGACTCAAATCAGGAAACTCGGATAGAAAGTCAATTTCTGTTCGCTCTGAAGAGATTGCCAAGTCTACCATGCCACTAATAACTCCATTTGCCCTCCAAAGTGTGCAGCTTCGGTCAGTCAAACAACCAGAGAACAGGGAGGACAACAATGAATCCCAAGAGGTGAAAACTGAACAGATTTCTACTAAGCCTGGCACAAAAGAGAAATTTGAAGAGATAGAGCCCCAGACTGTTTTGCCCCTGCATTCTTTCTCTAATCCTGAAATAAATGGGACATTAAAAGAGAATGTAattacaaaagacaaaaaaataccaCTTTATAAGACAAAATCAGGACAAGAAATGCCctatgaaacaaataaatatcctTCAGATGATGTCATTAGCCATACTCAAGCTAAAGCTGAGGTGGATGGTATGCAGATGGAGAGAACaccacaaaacaacacaagcaAGAAAAAACCTCCAGTGTTCTCCAAGAAGCCCAAATTTCCCGTTGTCTCTGCAGCTGTACCTGAGCTTAGAGTAGAGAACAAGCAGACACTGGACAATGTGGAAGATTCTTCTTTTCAAGTGGTTTCAAATACTCAAAAAGAAATGGCTATTTGTGCACCTAACACAGAGGTTCAGGAATCCCTGTCAGTGGAGGAGGTAGAGGAGAATGATTACAAAAGTTCTGCTGAGAGTTCCTCATGTGAAAGTAGCATATGTCCAACTGCTGGTCAGGTTGAGGAACCCCCTCAGACTCCCACCATTCAGGAATCATGTGCAGTGGATGGTGCAGTGGGCACTTCagaaggagaagaggaagaaaatggagattatgatgatgatgaagaagaagatgaattaAGTAGCACTGCAGGATCAGTCTGCTCCAAAGATGATG GTGAAGTGTTCGAATCCAATGCATCAAACTCCCCACAGACTCCTAGCATTAACGGCAAAGACATGGTGACTCCCACACGGCCCCGCACCACAGAGGACCTTTTTGCAGCCATTCACAG GTCTAAGAGGAAGGTCCTGGGTCGTAAGGAGTCAGATGATGACCGCCTGCGAGGTAACTCATCTCCACCGGTCACACCAACAGGACCGAGTCCGTCCTTGAATTCAAATGTGCCTCGTCAGACAGGTTCCATCCAGCGCAACCTGCGCAAATCAGCCACCAGCAGTGACACATTTAAGGCACTGCTGCTGAAGAAGGGCAGCCGCTCAGAAGGCAGCTTTCGCATGTCTGCTGCCGAGATGCTACGCACAACTGACCCACGATTCCAGAGGACAAAATCACTCGACTCCTCTCTGGATCCCACTTCACCAACAGCAGGCCTTGACAGCCCCTGCTCTTCCCCTGGTCGCTGCAAGAGGGTGCCAGAGGACTGGCCCCGGAATGAGGCTATACTGCCACGTTACTCTCTGAGTTCCCCCTTGTCCCCGTCCTCAATGCTAGGGCCAAAGTACAGCCGATCCCGCACACCACCCTCTGCTGCAAGCAGCAAGTACAATTCCCGGAGTCGAATCCTTAGCAGCCCCATGACCGTCATCTGTGAGAGGGAAGGAGAATTAACTGAGAGTGGAGAGTCACTAGATGAATCCTTTTCGGTTTCCCCTTTAGTTTCCTCTAGCCAAATCCCTCAAGACTCAAATGGCACTTTATGTGAGAGGGAGAGTTGA
- the nhsl1b gene encoding NHS-like protein 1 isoform X1, with product MPFYERTVEPRRMCRLEVKDGGHGTKLFGSLDDVSSRALALLLRQLSDVSRHASDIFLGVELQAALVSQRSARIQQRLDSLHTTVHQLNPKQVKVPVSNLDEESKWTVHYTAPWHQQENVFLPSSRPACVEELHRQAKVNLKTALRDCDKLRKDGFRSSQYYSQGPKFSGSARSRNSQLEDEDEEDVDDQSISSSAEEDKISSTMKAHTALKSEGAEVDGQESCFTPLPTPEEKMRQEAQAILTDIVPINVTGETFDRQAIVRRSLINTDTLARRPKKVKRRKTISGLPDNIQQELAKGRGGELRPQSMFIPGQFSTLERSASVSSTLRHSVTKDSGCQTEEVKIVPPSMRRIRAQRGQGIAAQMAGMSTSANNISTVPKDYSPGSPVHVMAPRFNDDLQRFHSLPRGARVTLNAELLNRSTSCRPEDSAVPASRQIGKLQADETAVHMRNSPRTGTSARPKSQEVRGSHGDWGTACVVPPHAAYSRSFIPNAALSCSAEVFALHSTSSPVQQLNARLLGLSSSVNGESSTSVATSAETGDTDMQEAGQSDSSLNSHSTIAAGTASDEQWIYDTPENVLPRRPLTSSCSTPINHLYNSLERSSKGTDSSSLYSMDNDGYYTSMHLDSGLRPKGHSIAGRAARHSMYECIGQPGDRSSIYSDQSLSRSISLRKSKKPPLPPARTDSLKRLPKNNNGVNASNGSILNESLIATLQQSLQNGLKGKGSLTSPSQSPSSDYEDPWMLRPRSQSSLSAGSSGVSAAGVANVYSICHVTPSHSDTSSLRSDYAESWGYYMEYPRLHSDQAQSPAHTNSLSNVGQPGSMTDRQHIHNDTQKSLPPAQENMSAKPQANTSSPDRVHRLTSPSSGYSSQSNTPTAGTPVPSFIRSMSPSGSKPKPRVPERKSSLLSSVSISSSSTSLSSNTSDTVRNNIPPLPPPLSNSSDSPLIPEPFPPPLPLCNPVCASSQTFPPPPAPPLPSSPQHAVSVSPLSINSSPEFPPPPPPEMLNDHSMLHNGPFNPGFHPPLPPPPPLSPPPVNVHIPPPPPPSLPTLTPIIPASASLKGIKDRLKSGNSDRKSISVRSEEIAKSTMPLITPFALQSVQLRSVKQPENREDNNESQEVKTEQISTKPGTKEKFEEIEPQTVLPLHSFSNPEINGTLKENVITKDKKIPLYKTKSGQEMPYETNKYPSDDVISHTQAKAEVDGMQMERTPQNNTSKKKPPVFSKKPKFPVVSAAVPELRVENKQTLDNVEDSSFQVVSNTQKEMAICAPNTEVQESLSVEEVEENDYKSSAESSSCESSICPTAGQVEEPPQTPTIQESCAVDGAVGTSEGEEEENGDYDDDEEEDELSSTAGSVCSKDDGEVFESNASNSPQTPSINGKDMVTPTRPRTTEDLFAAIHRSKRKVLGRKESDDDRLRGNSSPPVTPTGPSPSLNSNVPRQTGSIQRNLRKSATSSDTFKALLLKKGSRSEGSFRMSAAEMLRTTDPRFQRTKSLDSSLDPTSPTAGLDSPCSSPGRCKRVPEDWPRNEAILPRYSLSSPLSPSSMLGPKYSRSRTPPSAASSKYNSRSRILSSPMTVICEREGELTESGESLDESFSVSPLVSSSQIPQDSNGTLCERES from the exons CTGTGTCAAATCTGGATGAGGAGAGCAAGTGGACAGTTCATTACACAGCACCATGGCACCAGCAAGAAAATGTGTTCCTGCCCTCATCCAGACCTGCCTGTGTGGAAGAGCTGCACCGGCAAGCTAAAGTCAACCTCAAAACAGCGCTCAGAG ATTGTGATAAGCTGAGGAAGGATGGCTTCCGGAGTTCCCAATACTACTCCCAGGGCCCCAAGTTCTCAGGCTCCGCCCGCTCCCGCAACAGCCAActggaggatgaggatgaggaagatgTTGATGATCAG TCGATTTCCTCCTCTGCAGAAGAGGACAAAATCTCCAGCACAATGAAGGCACACACTGCACTAAAGTCTGAGGGGGCTGAGGTGGATGGGCAGGAGTCATGCTTCACACCCTTACCCACACCAGAGGAAAAGATGAGACAAGAAGCTCAGGCCATTCTGACTGACATTGTCCCCATCAATGTTACAG GGGAGACGTTTGACCGTCAGGCCATTGTCCGTCGCTCGctgataaacacagacactctgGCCCGTCGGCCCAAGAAAGTCAAACGGAGAAAGACTATATCAGGTTTGCCTGACAACATTCAGCAGGAACTAG CTAAAGGACGAGGAGGGGAGCTCCGACCACAGTCCATGTTTATTCCTGGACAGTTTTCAACACTAGAACGTTCTGCCAGTGTGAGTTCTACACTAAGGCACTCCGTGACTAAGGATTCCGGCTGCCAGACAGAGGAGGTAAAAATTGTTCCACCATCTATGAGGAGGATCCGAGCTCAGAGAGGACAAGGAATTGCTGCTCAGATGGCTGGAATGTCAACATCTGCCAACAATATATCCACAGTTCCAAAAGACTATTCGCCTGGATCTCCTGTGCATGTCATGGCTCCTCGATTTAATGATGATCTGCAGCGCTTTCACAGCTTGCCTCGGGGTGCGCGGGTTACTTTGAATGCAGAGCTCCTGAACAGAAGTACTTCATGTAGGCCAGAAGATAGTGCTGTACCAGCATCTCGGCAGATTGGAAAGCTCCAAGCTGATGAGACTGCAGTTCACATGAGAAATAGCCCTAGGACTGGCACTTCAGCCCGCCCAAAATCCCAGGAGGTGAGGGGATCACATGGGGACTGGGGGACTGCCTGTGTGGTTCCTCCTCATGCAGCCTACTCAAGGTCATTTATCCCCAATGCAGCATTGTCATGTTCAGCTGAGGTGTTTGCTCTTCATTCTACTTCTAGCCCAGTGCAGCAACTGAATGCAAGGCTTCTAGGGCTATCCTCAAGTGTCAATGGAGAAAGCTCCACCAGTGTGGCCACCAGTGCTGAGACAGGAGATACAGACATGCAGGAAGCTGGTCAGTCAGACAGCAGCCTAAATAGTCACAGTACAATTGCTGCAGGAACAGCATCAGATGAACAGTGGATTTATGATACCCCTGAGAATGTATTGCCCAGAAGGCCACTCACCTCCAGCTGCTCCACTCCTATTAATCATCTCTACAACAGCCTGGAACGCTCCTCTAAAGGTACAGACTCTAGTTCACTGTACTCCATGGACAATGATGGTTACTACACCTCCATGCATTTGGATTCAGGTCTGAGGCCAAAAGGACATAGCATTGCAGGCAGAGCAGCACGACATAGTATGTATGAGTGCATAGGCCAGCCAGGAGACCGTAGCAGCATTTATAGTGATCAATCACTGTCCCGATCTATTTCCCTCCGTAAGTCTAAGAAGCCACCCCTTCCTCCGGCACGTACAGACTCACTGAAGCGTTTGCCTAAGAATAACAATGGTGTTAATGCTAGCAATGGGTCAATTCTTAATGAGTCACTGATTGCTACACTTCAGCAGTCATTGCAGAATGGGTTGAAAGGGAAGGGGTCTTTGACCTCACCATCTCAAAGCCCTAGCAGTGACTATGAAGACCCCTGGATGCTGCGGCCTAGGAGCCAAAGTAGCTTAAGTGCAGGCAGTAGTGGTGTGTCAGCGGCAGGAGTAGCTAATGTTTATTCCATCTGTCAtgtcacaccatcacacagtgACACCAGCAGCCTGCGTTCTGACTATGCAGAGTCTTGGGGCTATTACATGGAATACCCTCGTCTGCATAGTGATCAGGCACAGTCACCAGCACATACTAACTCATTGTCTAATGTAGGACAGCCAGGTAGCATGACAGATAGGCAACATATCCACAATGATACTCAGAAAAGTCTTCCTCCTGCTCAGGAGAATATGTCAGCAAAGCCTCAGGCAAACACATCTTCACCAGACAGGGTGCATCGTTTAACCTCCCCTTCAAGTGGATATTCAAGTCAGTCCAACACCCCAACAGCTGGCACTCCTGTTCCCTCTTTCATAAGGTCCATGTCACCCTCTGGCTCAAAGCCCAAGCCACGAGTGCCTGAAAGGAAGTCATCTTTGCTCTCCTCTGTGTCCATATCCTCTTCTTCAACATCTTTATCCTCTAACACTTCAGATACTGTTAGGAACAACATCCCCCCTCTACCTCCACCTCTTTCTAATTCATCAGATTCACCACTTATCCCTGAACCTTTCCCTCCACCTCTTCCCCTCTGCAATCCTGTGTGCGCTTCAAGTCAGACCTTTCCACCTCCACCTGCTCCTCCTTTACCCAGCAGCCCACAGCACGCTGTATCCGTGAGCCCACTCTCCATAAATTCCTCTCCAGAAtttccccctcctcctcctccagagATGTTGAATGACCACAGCATGCTACATAATGGACCATTTAACCCCGGCTTTCATCCACCACTGCCTCCACCACCACCCCTGTCTCCTCCCCCTGTAAATGTACATATTCCACCACCACCGCCACCATCCTTGCCCACCTTGACTCCAATCATACCTGCCTCGGCAAGCCTAAAGGGAATTAAAGACAGACTCAAATCAGGAAACTCGGATAGAAAGTCAATTTCTGTTCGCTCTGAAGAGATTGCCAAGTCTACCATGCCACTAATAACTCCATTTGCCCTCCAAAGTGTGCAGCTTCGGTCAGTCAAACAACCAGAGAACAGGGAGGACAACAATGAATCCCAAGAGGTGAAAACTGAACAGATTTCTACTAAGCCTGGCACAAAAGAGAAATTTGAAGAGATAGAGCCCCAGACTGTTTTGCCCCTGCATTCTTTCTCTAATCCTGAAATAAATGGGACATTAAAAGAGAATGTAattacaaaagacaaaaaaataccaCTTTATAAGACAAAATCAGGACAAGAAATGCCctatgaaacaaataaatatcctTCAGATGATGTCATTAGCCATACTCAAGCTAAAGCTGAGGTGGATGGTATGCAGATGGAGAGAACaccacaaaacaacacaagcaAGAAAAAACCTCCAGTGTTCTCCAAGAAGCCCAAATTTCCCGTTGTCTCTGCAGCTGTACCTGAGCTTAGAGTAGAGAACAAGCAGACACTGGACAATGTGGAAGATTCTTCTTTTCAAGTGGTTTCAAATACTCAAAAAGAAATGGCTATTTGTGCACCTAACACAGAGGTTCAGGAATCCCTGTCAGTGGAGGAGGTAGAGGAGAATGATTACAAAAGTTCTGCTGAGAGTTCCTCATGTGAAAGTAGCATATGTCCAACTGCTGGTCAGGTTGAGGAACCCCCTCAGACTCCCACCATTCAGGAATCATGTGCAGTGGATGGTGCAGTGGGCACTTCagaaggagaagaggaagaaaatggagattatgatgatgatgaagaagaagatgaattaAGTAGCACTGCAGGATCAGTCTGCTCCAAAGATGATG GTGAAGTGTTCGAATCCAATGCATCAAACTCCCCACAGACTCCTAGCATTAACGGCAAAGACATGGTGACTCCCACACGGCCCCGCACCACAGAGGACCTTTTTGCAGCCATTCACAG GTCTAAGAGGAAGGTCCTGGGTCGTAAGGAGTCAGATGATGACCGCCTGCGAGGTAACTCATCTCCACCGGTCACACCAACAGGACCGAGTCCGTCCTTGAATTCAAATGTGCCTCGTCAGACAGGTTCCATCCAGCGCAACCTGCGCAAATCAGCCACCAGCAGTGACACATTTAAGGCACTGCTGCTGAAGAAGGGCAGCCGCTCAGAAGGCAGCTTTCGCATGTCTGCTGCCGAGATGCTACGCACAACTGACCCACGATTCCAGAGGACAAAATCACTCGACTCCTCTCTGGATCCCACTTCACCAACAGCAGGCCTTGACAGCCCCTGCTCTTCCCCTGGTCGCTGCAAGAGGGTGCCAGAGGACTGGCCCCGGAATGAGGCTATACTGCCACGTTACTCTCTGAGTTCCCCCTTGTCCCCGTCCTCAATGCTAGGGCCAAAGTACAGCCGATCCCGCACACCACCCTCTGCTGCAAGCAGCAAGTACAATTCCCGGAGTCGAATCCTTAGCAGCCCCATGACCGTCATCTGTGAGAGGGAAGGAGAATTAACTGAGAGTGGAGAGTCACTAGATGAATCCTTTTCGGTTTCCCCTTTAGTTTCCTCTAGCCAAATCCCTCAAGACTCAAATGGCACTTTATGTGAGAGGGAGAGTTGA